In Paenibacillus xylanilyticus, the genomic window CAGGTGTTAACGGATTATACCGTATACAGGCTATCCGGTAGACAACGAACCGTCTGCATGTTGATTAGTGGACTGCTATTTTTCGGTGTGGGTATTTTGTTCTATCAACACTGGTTGGCAGGGGTGATCTTGGCTGCGGGATGCATATGGGTGCCAAAACACTGGACAAAGGTACTGCTGGAACGAAGAAGAATGACACTGAGTTTACATTTTAAGCAAGCGTTATATGCGTTATCCTCCGCACTGGCTGCGGGGAAATCCGTGGAAAATGGATTTAAGGAATCGGTAGAAGATCTGCGGATGCTCAACCCTGAAGCGGATACCGATCTCATTCGGGAGTTCACTATTTTGCGGACAAGAATGGAATATGGTCAACCGATTGAGGAGGCGCTGCAGGACTTTTCTGACCGGGCTGGCATCGAGGATATAACGAATTTTGCAGACGTATTCATCACGTGCAAGCGGACGGGTGGAGACCTGGTCGAGGTGGTTCGCCGAACCTCTGCTGTGATTGGCGAGAAGCTGGACATCCAGCAGGATATCATGGTCGCTGTGGCACAGAAAAGGTTTGAGTCCAAGGCGATGTTTGCCGCGCCTTTTATTTTTCTTATTTTTTTGAATTTGACGGCCAAGGATTTCATGGAACCACTGTATAGCGGTATGGGATATCTGATCTCCAGCGTGGCTTTGGTATTGCTCGCCTGCTGTTATCTGTGGATTACACGCATTATGGATATCAAAGTATAAGGAGCTGATTCGATGCTGCTTCCCGTTATATTCGGAGGGGTGCTCGGAGCAGGGTGGCTGGTGCTGGATCGAACGCGAGGACAAACCTACCGCCATCTGCGCCAACTTCATATGGAAGGCTTGCGTCTGAACAAACTGCATGGACCCTTTCTGTTTTTACTGGACAGATATGAGGTAGGCCGAAGATTGCCTGTGCTGATGTACCGCATGCAGCATGCCATCCAGAAAATGCACGGCATCCAGCACAGCGGAGAGAAAACGATGCTCTATAGTGCTGAAATGCTGACGTATGCCTGGCTGATGCTGCTAGTGGGCTGTCTGCTGTCACTCGTTGGCGATATCGGAAACGGAGGTCTGTTAGGTGGGCTTGCCCTAGCCGTTGCACTGCCTTTTGCGCTCTATAAAGATCTTCATACCAAGGTACAGCGAAGAGACCAGGATATTCTTATGGAGCTGCCCGAGCTGTTAAACCGGATTGTGCTGCTTGTTGGGGCGGGGGAAACCGTCCAAAGGGCTATCGTTCACTGTGTTGCAAGTCAAGGGGAGCGTGACCATCCGCTCTACAACGAGCTGCGAAAAACAGTCGGTGATTGGAATAACGGGTATTCTTTTCAACAGTCGTTTGAACAGTTCAGCCGCCGCTGTGGTGTGCAGGAAGTTACGATTTTTACGACGACAGTTCTGCTGAATTTCCGCCGTGGGGGAGGTGACTTTGTACTCGCGCTGCGGGATCTGTCCCATGTGTTGTGGGAGAAACGCAAGGCTGTCAGTCGGGCAAAGGGAGAACAGGCATCTTCCAAACTGGTGTTTCCGATGGTTCTGATCTTTTTTACGATTGTGGTTATGATCGGAGCACCTGCTTTTATGATGATGAATATGTAGGAGGAATGGAAATGCAGGAGATATTGAAAAGCAAAGCAAGTACATTTTGGAACGAAGAGGACGGTCTGGGTACGCTGGAGCTAATTCTGATTATTGGCGTCATCATTATTATCGCCTTGATTTTCAAAGATCAAATTAAAACCCTGGTAACTCGTTTACTTGGTCAAGTTAGCAAGAAGAGTGA contains:
- a CDS encoding type II secretion system F family protein, with the protein product MGESRQVLTDYTVYRLSGRQRTVCMLISGLLFFGVGILFYQHWLAGVILAAGCIWVPKHWTKVLLERRRMTLSLHFKQALYALSSALAAGKSVENGFKESVEDLRMLNPEADTDLIREFTILRTRMEYGQPIEEALQDFSDRAGIEDITNFADVFITCKRTGGDLVEVVRRTSAVIGEKLDIQQDIMVAVAQKRFESKAMFAAPFIFLIFLNLTAKDFMEPLYSGMGYLISSVALVLLACCYLWITRIMDIKV
- a CDS encoding type II secretion system F family protein, with protein sequence MLLPVIFGGVLGAGWLVLDRTRGQTYRHLRQLHMEGLRLNKLHGPFLFLLDRYEVGRRLPVLMYRMQHAIQKMHGIQHSGEKTMLYSAEMLTYAWLMLLVGCLLSLVGDIGNGGLLGGLALAVALPFALYKDLHTKVQRRDQDILMELPELLNRIVLLVGAGETVQRAIVHCVASQGERDHPLYNELRKTVGDWNNGYSFQQSFEQFSRRCGVQEVTIFTTTVLLNFRRGGGDFVLALRDLSHVLWEKRKAVSRAKGEQASSKLVFPMVLIFFTIVVMIGAPAFMMMNM
- a CDS encoding Flp1 family type IVb pilin; this encodes MQEILKSKASTFWNEEDGLGTLELILIIGVIIIIALIFKDQIKTLVTRLLGQVSKKSDEFFE